A DNA window from Paenibacillus andongensis contains the following coding sequences:
- a CDS encoding Chromate resistance protein ChrB: MKSWILLMYKIPPKPTANRVYIWRKLKKIGALLWHDTVWILPAGYKAKEQFQWLATEITEMKGEVAVWEAESVLIGQEHSLIEQFQKQVYEEYLGILESLNNEAVDLNAASRKYQQALQKDYFQSELGLQVRERLLNLRGRPE, translated from the coding sequence ATGAAATCCTGGATTCTCCTCATGTACAAGATTCCACCAAAACCAACGGCAAACCGCGTATATATTTGGCGGAAATTAAAGAAAATTGGTGCATTACTTTGGCATGATACAGTTTGGATACTCCCTGCTGGTTATAAGGCTAAGGAACAATTTCAATGGCTCGCAACAGAGATCACAGAAATGAAGGGTGAAGTCGCCGTCTGGGAAGCCGAATCTGTACTCATTGGGCAGGAACACTCTCTCATTGAGCAGTTTCAAAAGCAAGTGTATGAGGAGTATCTTGGCATTCTAGAATCTTTAAATAATGAGGCCGTGGATCTAAATGCAGCATCACGTAAGTACCAACAGGCTCTTCAGAAGGATTATTTTCAATCGGAATTAGGCCTGCAGGTTCGAGAAAGACTTTTGAATTTGAGGGGGAGACCTGAGTAA
- a CDS encoding metal-sensing transcriptional repressor, translating to MNDHEHNHDEEYEHSHGHTHPHKQRKQVTNRLARIEGHVRSIKEMSDNGRDCPDILLQIAAVKKALDGVAKVILKDHLEHCVVSSVQDEHRNQVLSDLQKALDNYIR from the coding sequence ATGAATGATCACGAACATAATCACGATGAGGAATACGAACATAGTCACGGTCACACACACCCTCATAAGCAAAGAAAACAAGTGACTAATCGACTAGCTCGAATTGAGGGCCATGTTCGTTCGATAAAAGAAATGTCTGATAACGGCAGAGATTGCCCGGATATCCTCCTTCAAATCGCTGCAGTAAAAAAGGCGCTGGACGGAGTTGCCAAAGTAATATTAAAGGATCATCTGGAACATTGCGTAGTATCTTCAGTCCAGGATGAGCACCGGAATCAAGTGTTAAGTGATTTACAAAAAGCCCTAGACAACTACATTCGATAA
- a CDS encoding chromate transporter, with translation MSDEILAKTKVEEKVYSLWQLVLYFLKLGSVGFGGPVALAGYMFRDLVEKRKWISESDYKDGLALAQLAPGPLAAQLGFYLGYVHYGIIGSTLAGLAFVLPSFLMVVVLGWAYTLYGGLTWMQAVFYAVGSSVIGIIAFSAYKLTRKTNGKDLWLWGIFVFVAAYTVWTESEEVYMFLGAGIVYWIIKSPPKWLDKARSASSGFALGPIRQVAEAAAVSNEPGTLWTIALFFAKAGAFVFGSGLAIVPFLFTGVVKEHHWLTDQQFLDAVAVAMITPGPVVITTGFIGYLISGFSGASVAALATFLPAFLLTIIPAPFFKKYGKRPGIATFVTGVTAAATGAISGAVIVLGKRSIIDIPTLLFALVTLLLLWKVKKVSEPIIVIGMAILGLIVYPLVHT, from the coding sequence ATGTCAGATGAAATATTAGCAAAAACAAAAGTAGAAGAAAAAGTGTATTCACTTTGGCAGCTCGTTCTGTATTTTTTAAAACTCGGCTCAGTTGGCTTCGGAGGACCTGTCGCCTTAGCAGGTTACATGTTTCGTGATTTGGTTGAGAAACGCAAATGGATATCAGAATCTGATTACAAAGATGGCCTAGCTTTAGCCCAACTTGCACCAGGTCCCTTAGCTGCACAACTCGGATTTTATTTAGGCTATGTTCATTACGGAATTATTGGATCAACTTTAGCTGGCTTGGCTTTTGTGTTACCATCTTTTCTGATGGTTGTTGTACTAGGCTGGGCCTATACGTTATACGGCGGTTTAACATGGATGCAAGCAGTTTTCTATGCTGTAGGCTCCAGCGTCATTGGTATCATCGCGTTTAGTGCCTATAAGTTAACCAGGAAAACGAATGGCAAAGATCTATGGCTATGGGGTATATTTGTATTCGTTGCTGCTTATACCGTTTGGACTGAATCAGAGGAAGTTTACATGTTCTTAGGTGCAGGCATCGTGTATTGGATAATTAAGTCACCTCCGAAATGGTTGGACAAAGCACGTTCAGCTTCATCTGGATTTGCGCTTGGCCCGATCCGGCAAGTGGCCGAAGCTGCAGCTGTCTCCAATGAACCAGGAACGCTTTGGACGATAGCTTTATTCTTTGCGAAGGCCGGAGCATTTGTTTTTGGGAGTGGCTTGGCTATTGTTCCCTTTTTATTCACAGGAGTGGTGAAAGAACATCACTGGCTAACAGATCAACAATTCCTCGATGCTGTTGCGGTAGCTATGATTACTCCAGGCCCTGTAGTTATTACAACAGGATTCATTGGTTATTTGATTTCAGGGTTTTCAGGTGCTTCAGTAGCAGCATTGGCCACGTTTTTACCAGCCTTTCTTTTAACTATTATTCCTGCACCATTTTTCAAAAAATATGGTAAGCGCCCGGGCATTGCTACTTTTGTTACAGGTGTAACAGCGGCAGCAACCGGTGCAATTAGCGGAGCTGTAATTGTGCTCGGAAAACGATCGATTATAGATATTCCTACTCTATTATTTGCACTTGTGACACTCTTATTGCTTTGGAAAGTAAAGAAAGTGTCTGAACCCATCATTGTGATTGGGATGGCTATTCTGGGGCTTATCGTATATCCACTCGTTCATACATAA
- a CDS encoding chromate resistance protein: MKWTTWENIGVDRMACAWLIKRYIDADAEFSFIPNGSTLIQDGAEPFDIPGVRYSHHRGHCSFHTMVKEHTLKDPVLLHIARIVDEADTLQEITLEPVAAGLDAICTGIRLTSKDDFEALERGYEIYNALYMYLQKTTT, encoded by the coding sequence ATGAAATGGACCACATGGGAAAACATAGGCGTTGATAGAATGGCATGTGCTTGGTTAATCAAGCGCTATATAGATGCAGATGCAGAATTTTCCTTTATTCCTAACGGATCAACTCTGATTCAAGATGGTGCTGAACCCTTTGACATTCCTGGGGTTAGATACAGCCATCATCGTGGACACTGTAGTTTTCACACCATGGTTAAGGAACACACTCTGAAAGACCCTGTATTGCTCCATATAGCCCGTATTGTTGACGAAGCAGATACACTTCAGGAAATTACATTAGAGCCCGTAGCAGCAGGATTAGACGCTATATGCACGGGGATAAGATTAACAAGTAAGGATGACTTTGAAGCCTTAGAGCGAGGGTATGAAATTTACAATGCGCTTTATATGTATTTGCAAAAGACAACCACTTAA
- a CDS encoding tyrosine-type recombinase/integrase, which translates to MNKNSVSIGGWSVSGVSTALTSKVLELTKGQLELDEPSVMLNDRVNFAHSNWDFSGLDKKHNKRYCYIYDFTDIKNRSFRVILKRLVIRKRFTFRNEFTTVKVTFQDIINLIRYLIEKCHVFSPQFITSLNINEYIEEKCMHHSSKTKSRTIGNINFFLNEIESAYPEFKINEFNLSEIRPTAAEKSSQNENNKTPNIPRDTLNRIIQCALTDINDDRYDDYISLTEFAKITGRNSEYLRNKVKNNGFPGAYKGFSTEGWRIPKVYISHASDIDEKKLLDELNNIRPPSLIERMTACIIIILSQVGMRRGEAMLLEINKLEEIAIFNNQQRAYYLSFFTYKTSSEKDGRWTESNMNDLAVKAYQKIEELGIARRNGMQYLFCTSNGNSYTPKGFGNQINNFFVRHQQLLGFDTLNNEQLDMVEKWEISNEDIRVCKDLGTKDLGKTFYKVNPHQFRVAVANGFLKSGVSLQWIRRHMNHLEEEMTKHYFRDDKQMRDTLTNRAMKDGSLLETNIENISNEKIKEELSVPELKEAYDAINRFLDKNKLNVHEDLDKIVSLLSETTIRENEMGYCVNALGRLCEHQERLTTMEKWYYAKIQIADIQHFEFTCKRMLEKVKLVEHNYRICQENDKFKRQYELELQSLKAFYENKYKPELDLYLQDIEIDGEEYVHRKYPNLEQCHFYIEEIGNGVIHWLMK; encoded by the coding sequence TTGAATAAAAACTCAGTTTCTATAGGAGGATGGTCTGTTAGTGGAGTAAGTACTGCGCTAACTTCAAAAGTTCTAGAATTAACTAAAGGTCAACTTGAACTTGACGAGCCTTCGGTGATGCTTAATGATAGAGTGAATTTTGCGCATTCCAACTGGGACTTTTCCGGTTTAGATAAAAAGCATAACAAAAGATATTGTTATATCTATGATTTTACTGATATTAAAAATCGATCCTTTAGAGTTATTCTAAAAAGACTAGTAATTAGAAAGCGCTTTACCTTCAGGAATGAGTTTACAACTGTCAAAGTAACTTTTCAAGATATTATAAATCTTATTAGGTATCTTATCGAAAAGTGCCATGTTTTTAGTCCTCAATTCATTACTTCTTTAAACATTAATGAATATATCGAGGAAAAATGCATGCACCATTCATCGAAGACTAAATCGAGAACTATTGGCAATATTAATTTCTTCCTTAATGAAATTGAATCTGCATATCCTGAGTTCAAAATTAATGAATTTAATTTATCCGAGATTAGACCTACTGCGGCGGAGAAGAGTTCGCAAAATGAGAATAATAAGACTCCCAATATTCCCCGCGATACTTTAAATAGAATTATTCAATGTGCACTTACGGATATAAATGATGATCGATATGATGATTATATTTCTCTTACTGAATTTGCAAAGATTACAGGAAGGAATAGTGAGTATTTACGGAATAAGGTGAAAAACAACGGCTTTCCTGGAGCATATAAAGGTTTTAGTACTGAAGGATGGAGAATTCCTAAGGTGTATATTAGTCATGCAAGTGATATTGATGAGAAGAAATTACTTGATGAACTAAATAATATTCGTCCCCCAAGTCTAATTGAAAGAATGACAGCTTGTATAATCATAATATTATCTCAGGTTGGAATGCGACGAGGAGAAGCAATGTTGCTCGAAATTAATAAGTTAGAGGAAATAGCTATATTCAATAACCAGCAGAGAGCGTATTATCTTAGTTTCTTTACTTATAAAACATCATCTGAAAAGGATGGAAGATGGACTGAAAGTAATATGAATGATCTCGCAGTAAAAGCGTATCAAAAAATAGAGGAACTCGGTATTGCTAGAAGGAATGGGATGCAGTATTTATTCTGCACTTCTAATGGAAATTCTTACACCCCAAAGGGGTTTGGAAATCAAATAAATAATTTTTTTGTGCGTCATCAGCAATTGTTAGGGTTCGATACTTTAAATAATGAACAATTAGATATGGTTGAAAAGTGGGAGATAAGCAACGAGGATATCAGGGTTTGTAAAGACTTAGGAACGAAAGACTTAGGAAAGACATTTTACAAAGTAAATCCTCATCAATTTCGCGTGGCTGTTGCAAATGGATTTTTAAAATCAGGTGTTTCTCTTCAATGGATTAGAAGACATATGAATCATTTGGAAGAAGAAATGACAAAACATTATTTTCGTGATGATAAACAAATGAGGGATACGTTAACAAATAGAGCAATGAAGGATGGTTCATTGCTTGAAACAAATATTGAGAACATATCAAATGAAAAAATAAAGGAAGAACTATCAGTTCCAGAATTAAAAGAGGCGTATGATGCTATCAATAGGTTTTTAGATAAAAACAAACTAAATGTACATGAGGACTTAGATAAAATTGTTTCATTACTCTCAGAAACAACCATTAGAGAGAATGAGATGGGTTATTGTGTAAATGCCCTTGGGAGGTTATGTGAACACCAAGAGCGACTGACCACTATGGAAAAGTGGTATTATGCAAAAATTCAAATAGCTGATATTCAGCATTTTGAATTTACCTGTAAACGTATGCTGGAAAAGGTTAAATTGGTAGAGCATAACTATAGAATATGCCAAGAGAACGATAAATTTAAGCGTCAGTATGAATTGGAACTTCAGTCTCTAAAAGCATTCTATGAGAATAAATATAAGCCTGAGCTTGACTTGTATCTACAGGATATTGAAATAGACGGGGAAGAATATGTCCACCGGAAGTATCCAAACTTAGAACAGTGTCATTTTTATATTGAAGAGATAGGAAATGGGGTTATACATTGGTTGATGAAGTAG
- a CDS encoding tyrosine-type recombinase/integrase yields the protein MNQLGVIREEDTFLGTIYSRYDNKGEYIQTAGVIGFQRERNGFIYFIITDLNGKRISEANKYLNSILKNSAYKKRENAYTALKLFYSCMSLNNIYTYSKGLDQQVSNLLIGFLEGGSQLGNTWDIEFKSMRSNNTINNYLTVYRDFYKKVWNITNTALHDSRVIAYHSGRGMLGHVNKKAETTFTSNRKTLKKTTPPKYIKPEQYKDIICLIDKKYTLREKAIIKLMYEYGLRIGEVLGLTMEDFEESNQQGMYRLFIRNRLSDKPWQSAKSTMKIITRSFYQKSEYQEEGNGLGFQKVIIDSEMMRLINEYIDETRDEFLLNSSKIKRKNLETKCVADKVTSSIEIIENQYIFINKQHFTPLTQPGWNSVLHKIFEEVKIAIDKVSKESNLSHRFRHGFAMNKVREGYSHEKLAKELRHSGISSVMNYYNPDEEDQIELKLKHKEHMNVGGIGFNEQ from the coding sequence TTGAATCAATTGGGAGTCATTAGAGAAGAGGATACATTCTTAGGAACTATATATAGCAGATATGATAATAAAGGGGAGTATATTCAGACAGCAGGGGTTATTGGTTTTCAGAGAGAAAGGAATGGATTTATATATTTTATTATTACGGATCTTAATGGTAAACGTATTAGTGAAGCAAATAAATATTTAAATAGTATCTTAAAAAATAGTGCGTATAAGAAGCGAGAGAATGCTTACACTGCGTTAAAACTCTTCTATTCATGTATGAGTTTAAATAATATATATACATATTCAAAGGGGTTAGATCAACAAGTATCAAATTTGCTAATTGGTTTTCTTGAGGGAGGAAGCCAACTGGGAAATACATGGGATATCGAGTTTAAGAGTATGCGCAGTAATAACACAATTAACAATTATCTGACGGTATATAGGGATTTCTACAAAAAGGTATGGAACATTACTAATACGGCCTTACATGATAGCAGGGTCATTGCTTATCACAGTGGTAGAGGGATGCTTGGACATGTAAATAAAAAGGCAGAAACAACATTCACATCGAATAGAAAAACTTTGAAAAAAACTACACCACCTAAATATATCAAACCTGAACAATACAAAGATATTATTTGTCTTATCGATAAGAAATACACTTTACGAGAAAAAGCAATCATTAAATTAATGTATGAATATGGATTGAGAATTGGTGAAGTTCTTGGATTAACCATGGAGGACTTCGAAGAATCCAATCAGCAGGGAATGTATCGATTATTTATTAGGAACAGATTATCGGATAAGCCTTGGCAAAGTGCTAAAAGCACAATGAAAATAATTACAAGATCCTTTTATCAAAAAAGTGAATACCAAGAAGAGGGTAATGGATTAGGATTTCAAAAAGTAATTATTGACTCTGAAATGATGAGGCTAATCAATGAATATATAGATGAGACTAGAGATGAGTTTCTTTTAAATTCTTCCAAAATCAAACGTAAAAACCTAGAAACGAAATGTGTTGCTGATAAGGTTACAAGTAGTATTGAAATCATAGAAAATCAGTATATTTTTATTAACAAACAGCACTTTACTCCTTTAACCCAGCCAGGGTGGAATTCTGTTTTGCATAAAATATTCGAAGAGGTCAAAATAGCCATTGACAAGGTCAGCAAAGAGTCAAATCTAAGCCACCGTTTTAGACATGGATTTGCTATGAACAAAGTTAGAGAAGGTTATTCTCATGAAAAGCTTGCTAAAGAATTACGCCACAGTGGCATCTCTAGTGTAATGAATTATTACAATCCTGATGAAGAAGATCAGATTGAGCTGAAACTTAAACATAAAGAGCATATGAATGTTGGAGGAATAGGCTTTAATGAGCAATGA
- a CDS encoding ABC transporter ATP-binding protein, which translates to MSNFKTYFKFIKPYWKLVIVTILIGMVKFGIPLTLPLIMKYIIDDLLLSSISSAEKTRKLVEVLLGTFVLFIVIRAPIEYLRQYFAQLTTSRILYDLRSHLYSHIQKLSLRYYQNHKTGEIISRMINDAEQTKSIVETGLMNVWIDLFTLTIAIGFMIHMDFWLTIVAIAVFPFYAFSVKQLYKKLRMLTKARSQSLAEMQGYLHERVNGMPVIKSFTLEAVEKDRFGQKNNKFLERALALTKWNAVTNAIINTLTDIAPLLVLAYGGYQVIQGHLTVGAFIAFYAFLDRLYNPLRRLINSSTELTQASASLDRVVELMNEPYDIVDSPNAKPLQPIKGKIDFQNVSFRYDQATDWVLTNIQLSIKAGETIAFVGMSGGGKSSLISLLPRFYDIQEGSILIDHTNIMDITIKSLRDQIGMVLQDNILFSGTVRENILFGKPDATEEEVIHAAEAANAHDFILNLPGGYDTEIGERGVKLSGGQKQRVAIARVFLKDPSILVLDEATSALDLESEHLIQESLAKLAKYRTTLIVAHRLSTITHADQIVLIENGQIREKGTHEQLMKEGGAYYRLFNVQNLSGVHS; encoded by the coding sequence ATGTCCAATTTTAAGACCTATTTCAAATTTATCAAACCGTATTGGAAGCTTGTTATCGTAACTATACTCATTGGTATGGTTAAGTTCGGAATTCCATTAACCTTACCTTTAATTATGAAATATATCATTGATGATTTGTTGCTAAGTTCAATTTCATCTGCTGAAAAAACGCGCAAACTGGTTGAGGTGCTCTTAGGTACTTTCGTCCTGTTTATTGTTATAAGGGCTCCAATTGAATATCTGCGACAGTACTTTGCACAATTAACAACCAGCCGCATTCTTTATGATTTACGTAGTCATCTTTATTCACATATTCAGAAACTATCCTTACGCTATTATCAAAATCACAAAACGGGCGAAATCATATCTCGCATGATTAATGACGCAGAGCAGACGAAAAGTATCGTCGAAACGGGATTAATGAATGTGTGGATTGATTTGTTTACGTTAACGATCGCTATTGGATTTATGATTCACATGGATTTTTGGCTGACGATTGTGGCTATTGCCGTTTTCCCGTTTTATGCCTTCTCGGTGAAACAGTTATATAAAAAGCTTAGAATGTTAACAAAAGCTCGCTCACAGTCCCTTGCGGAAATGCAAGGATATTTACATGAACGTGTAAATGGAATGCCGGTTATCAAAAGCTTCACTTTAGAAGCTGTTGAAAAAGATCGATTTGGACAAAAAAACAACAAGTTCCTAGAGCGTGCACTTGCTCTAACGAAGTGGAACGCAGTAACAAACGCCATTATTAATACGCTAACTGATATTGCCCCGTTGCTTGTATTAGCATATGGTGGCTATCAGGTTATCCAAGGCCATTTAACTGTAGGAGCATTTATCGCTTTCTATGCTTTTCTGGACCGTTTATATAATCCGCTTCGCCGTTTGATTAATTCCTCGACTGAATTAACTCAGGCAAGTGCATCTTTAGACCGGGTAGTGGAATTAATGAATGAGCCTTATGACATTGTTGACTCGCCTAATGCAAAACCTCTTCAACCAATAAAAGGGAAAATAGATTTTCAAAATGTAAGCTTTAGATATGATCAAGCCACTGATTGGGTATTAACAAACATTCAACTTAGTATTAAAGCTGGTGAAACAATTGCCTTTGTAGGAATGAGCGGCGGTGGAAAATCATCGCTAATTAGCCTGCTCCCTCGCTTTTACGATATCCAGGAAGGGAGTATTCTGATTGATCATACAAACATTATGGACATTACAATAAAGAGCCTACGCGATCAAATTGGAATGGTGTTACAGGATAACATTTTGTTTAGCGGTACGGTTCGAGAAAATATATTGTTTGGTAAGCCAGATGCTACAGAAGAAGAGGTTATACATGCAGCAGAAGCAGCTAACGCACATGATTTTATTTTAAATCTGCCTGGTGGGTATGACACAGAGATTGGCGAGCGTGGAGTAAAGTTATCTGGAGGACAGAAACAACGCGTTGCGATAGCTAGAGTTTTTCTTAAAGACCCAAGCATTTTAGTTCTGGATGAAGCAACATCAGCCCTTGATTTAGAATCGGAACATTTGATTCAAGAATCCTTAGCAAAATTAGCGAAATACAGAACCACTTTAATTGTTGCTCATCGACTATCTACGATTACGCATGCTGACCAGATTGTTCTCATTGAGAATGGTCAGATTAGAGAAAAAGGAACACATGAGCAACTAATGAAGGAAGGCGGGGCTTACTACCGATTGTTTAATGTTCAAAATTTAAGTGGAGTCCATTCATGA
- the eno gene encoding phosphopyruvate hydratase, with protein sequence MTIISDVYAREVLDSRGNPTVEVEVYLESGAFGRAIVPSGASTGAYEAVELRDGDKGRYLGKGVLKAVENVNEIIAPEIIGLDALDQVGIDNKMIELDGTPNKAKLGANAILAVSMAVARAAADALDVPLYVYLGGFNAKTLPVPMMNIINGGAHADNNVDVQEFMVLPVGAPTFKEALRIGAEIFHSLKSVLKEKGLNTAVGDEGGFAPNFTSNEEAITTILTAIEKAGYKPGVDVFLGMDVASTEFFKDGKYHLEGEGKSFTSAEWVDFLAAWVDKYPIITVEDGCSEDDWEGWKLLTEKLGSKVQLVGDDLFVTNTERLSTGIEQNIGNSILVKVNQIGTLTETFDAIEMAKRAGYTAVISHRSGESEDSTIADIAVATNAGQIKTGAPSRTDRVAKYNQLLRIEDELFTVAQYAGKKAFYNLRNFK encoded by the coding sequence CACGCGAAGTATTGGATTCCCGCGGTAACCCAACAGTAGAGGTAGAAGTATATCTGGAGTCCGGCGCTTTCGGCCGTGCTATCGTTCCTTCAGGCGCTTCCACAGGCGCATATGAGGCTGTTGAGCTTCGTGATGGAGACAAAGGTCGTTACCTTGGTAAAGGCGTTCTGAAAGCCGTTGAGAACGTGAACGAAATCATCGCTCCTGAAATCATCGGTCTAGACGCACTTGATCAAGTTGGCATCGACAACAAAATGATCGAGCTTGACGGTACTCCTAACAAAGCAAAATTAGGCGCTAACGCGATCCTAGCTGTTTCCATGGCAGTAGCTCGTGCAGCTGCTGATGCTTTGGATGTTCCACTTTACGTATACCTTGGCGGATTCAACGCTAAGACGCTTCCAGTTCCAATGATGAACATCATCAACGGTGGGGCACATGCCGACAACAACGTTGACGTTCAAGAGTTCATGGTTCTGCCAGTAGGCGCGCCTACATTCAAAGAAGCTCTTCGTATTGGCGCTGAGATTTTCCATAGCTTGAAGTCCGTATTAAAAGAAAAAGGCCTTAACACAGCTGTTGGCGACGAAGGTGGATTCGCTCCTAACTTCACTTCCAACGAAGAAGCTATCACTACGATCCTTACAGCAATTGAAAAAGCTGGCTACAAACCAGGTGTTGATGTATTCTTGGGTATGGACGTTGCTTCCACGGAGTTCTTCAAAGATGGTAAATACCACCTTGAAGGCGAAGGCAAATCCTTCACATCCGCTGAGTGGGTTGACTTCCTTGCTGCGTGGGTTGATAAATATCCAATCATCACAGTGGAAGACGGCTGTTCCGAAGACGATTGGGAAGGTTGGAAATTGCTTACTGAGAAATTGGGCAGCAAAGTACAACTGGTTGGTGACGATCTGTTCGTTACGAACACGGAGCGCCTTTCCACAGGTATCGAGCAAAACATCGGTAACTCCATCTTGGTTAAAGTTAACCAAATCGGTACACTTACTGAGACTTTTGATGCGATCGAAATGGCAAAACGCGCTGGTTACACAGCGGTTATCTCCCACCGTTCCGGTGAGAGCGAAGACAGCACAATCGCTGACATCGCTGTTGCTACGAACGCTGGTCAAATCAAAACAGGTGCTCCGTCCCGTACGGACCGTGTAGCGAAATACAACCAACTTCTTCGTATCGAAGACGAGTTGTTCACTGTAGCTCAATACGCTGGTAAAAAAGCATTTTATAACTTGAGAAACTTTAAATAA
- a CDS encoding TVP38/TMEM64 family protein → MRSKHVYILALYISIIGWAYFNKEDLIGWIQTTDSTPIIVIFLGAVLIAIVPILPFGVVGGILGAKYGFLGGGLLSLVASSFASVIMCYLFNYLFKTQGMRYLQKSNHIQQWDKVIRKHMFWSILIARIIPIMPSAFINCYAGVFNLPIKSFLLATVIGKIPPMLVFAYVGDNIFSGSRQWLSIAVIYLLFLGAVYLIYRFYDRRSAS, encoded by the coding sequence ATGCGATCTAAACATGTATACATACTAGCTCTTTATATATCAATTATTGGATGGGCTTATTTTAATAAAGAGGATCTCATAGGATGGATTCAAACAACGGATAGTACACCGATTATTGTCATTTTTCTTGGAGCCGTTTTGATAGCCATAGTTCCAATCCTTCCATTCGGGGTAGTTGGGGGGATTTTAGGAGCCAAATACGGTTTTCTTGGAGGAGGGCTACTTAGTCTTGTTGCTTCGTCGTTCGCTTCTGTGATCATGTGCTATTTATTTAACTATCTGTTTAAAACGCAAGGCATGAGATATTTACAAAAATCCAATCATATACAGCAATGGGATAAAGTCATTCGAAAGCACATGTTCTGGTCTATTTTAATAGCAAGGATCATTCCAATTATGCCCTCAGCCTTTATTAATTGTTATGCTGGTGTTTTTAATTTGCCAATAAAGTCATTTTTGCTTGCAACCGTCATCGGAAAGATTCCCCCTATGCTAGTTTTTGCTTATGTAGGTGACAATATTTTCTCGGGATCTCGCCAATGGCTAAGCATCGCAGTAATCTATTTATTATTTCTGGGTGCCGTATATTTGATATATCGTTTTTATGACCGCCGAAGTGCCTCGTAA